Proteins encoded within one genomic window of Rhinolophus sinicus isolate RSC01 linkage group LG05, ASM3656204v1, whole genome shotgun sequence:
- the LOC141571782 gene encoding transmembrane protein 217-like, which yields MRQKHWCGMTAKTGTVLAGVFTIVATDMYLIFEQNPLRSSNCTEVDQWNKSVILLIRQFLICWSLNIVLFLSCITTIISCLLISSVHAQMCRGLVIYTIWIFFLETVNIVLQILTDSDTSIGEVRVMRWFGLVSRIFMHCFWMFFVITYAHIIYRSKAQGNIIFYNRRISAGNREFPWQKSKIINFTHHYNE from the coding sequence ATGAGACAGAAACACTGGTGTGGGATGACGGCCAAAACAGGCACCGTGTTAGCAGGGGTTTTTACCATCGTAGCCACTGACATGTACCTCATCTTCGAACAGAATCCACTGAGGAGCAGCAATTGCACTGAGGTTGACCAATGGAACAAGAGTGTAATTCTCCTGATACGTCAGTTCCTCATCTGTTGGAGTTTGAATATCGTCCTCTTCCTGTCTtgcatcaccaccatcatcagcTGCTTGCTCATATCCTCAGTACACGCCCAGATGTGCAGGGGCTTGGTGATCTACACCATCTGGATCTTCTTCTTAGAAACTGTAAACATCGTACTACAAATCCTTACCGACAGTGACACCAGCATTGGGGAGGTCAGAGTCATGCGCTGGTTTGGCTTGGTGTCCCGTATATTCATGCACTGTTTCTGGATGTTCTTTGTCATCACTTATGCCCACATAATCTACAGAAGTAAAGCCCAGGGCAATATAATTTTCTACAACAGACGTATTTCTGCAGGCAATAGAGAGTTTCCATGGCAGAAATCAAAGATAATCAACTTTACCCACCACTACAATGAATAA